The following proteins are encoded in a genomic region of Streptomyces sp. NBC_01723:
- a CDS encoding BlaI/MecI/CopY family transcriptional regulator codes for MGELEDAVMTRVWKWNRPVTVREVLEDLQQERSIAYTTVMTVLDNLHQKGWVRRESEGRAYRYEAVSTRAAYAAALMNDAWSQSDNPAAALIAFFGMMSEEQRQALRDAIRIVQGPETPAPNPGSVPDGGER; via the coding sequence TTGGGAGAACTCGAAGACGCGGTCATGACGAGGGTGTGGAAGTGGAACCGCCCCGTGACCGTTCGAGAAGTCCTGGAAGACCTCCAACAGGAACGGTCCATCGCGTACACCACCGTGATGACCGTTTTGGACAATCTCCATCAGAAGGGCTGGGTCCGCCGCGAGTCGGAAGGCCGGGCCTATCGATATGAGGCGGTCTCCACCCGCGCCGCCTACGCCGCCGCGCTGATGAACGACGCGTGGTCGCAGAGCGACAACCCCGCCGCCGCCCTCATCGCCTTCTTCGGCATGATGAGCGAGGAACAGCGGCAGGCCCTCAGAGACGCCATCCGCATCGTGCAGGGACCCGAAACCCCCGCGCCCAACCCCGGCTCCGTACCGGACGGCGGCGAGCGATAG
- the panC gene encoding pantoate--beta-alanine ligase: protein MTPTPPVLLRTADELHARVRRGRRAVVMTMGALHEGHATLIRTARDLAGPDGEVVATVFVNPLQFGAGEDLDRYPRTLDADLEIAARAGADAVFAPSVDEVYPGGEPQVRVAAGPMGERLEGASRPGHFDGMLTVVAKLLHLTRPDLALYGQKDAQQLALIRRMVRDLNFGVEIIGVPTVREEDGLALSSRNRYLSAPERRTALALSQALFAGLDRHAAQEALCARAREVPATQARAEALSALGESRAAADAHAVATSAPRSATAVRAAARLVLDDAARATPPLELDYLALVDPADFTEIDDDHTGEAVLAVAARVGATRLIDNVPLTFGAAS, encoded by the coding sequence ATGACCCCCACCCCGCCCGTCCTGCTGCGCACCGCCGACGAACTCCACGCGCGTGTGCGGCGCGGCCGCCGGGCCGTCGTGATGACCATGGGCGCCCTGCACGAGGGCCACGCCACCCTGATCCGCACGGCGCGCGACCTGGCCGGCCCGGACGGCGAGGTCGTCGCCACCGTCTTCGTCAACCCGCTCCAGTTCGGCGCAGGCGAGGACCTGGACCGCTACCCGCGCACCCTGGACGCCGACCTGGAGATCGCCGCGCGGGCGGGCGCGGACGCCGTCTTCGCCCCCTCCGTCGACGAGGTCTACCCCGGCGGCGAACCCCAGGTGCGCGTCGCCGCGGGCCCGATGGGCGAACGCCTGGAGGGCGCCTCCCGCCCCGGCCACTTCGACGGCATGCTCACCGTCGTCGCCAAGCTGCTCCACCTCACCCGCCCGGACCTGGCCCTCTACGGCCAGAAGGACGCCCAGCAGCTCGCGCTGATCCGCCGCATGGTCCGCGACCTCAACTTCGGCGTGGAGATCATCGGCGTCCCCACGGTGCGCGAGGAGGACGGCCTGGCCCTGTCCAGCCGCAACCGCTACCTCTCCGCCCCGGAGCGCCGCACGGCCCTCGCGCTCTCCCAGGCGCTCTTCGCGGGCCTGGACCGGCACGCCGCCCAGGAGGCGCTGTGCGCGCGTGCCCGCGAGGTCCCGGCCACCCAGGCCCGCGCCGAGGCCCTCAGCGCCCTGGGCGAGTCCCGCGCGGCGGCCGACGCCCACGCCGTCGCCACGTCCGCCCCGCGCAGCGCCACGGCCGTCCGGGCCGCCGCCCGCCTGGTCCTGGACGACGCCGCCCGCGCCACCCCGCCGCTGGAGCTGGACTACCTCGCCCTCGTCGACCCCGCCGACTTCACCGAGATCGACGACGACCACACCGGCGAGGCCGTCCTCGCCGTCGCCGCCCGGGTCGGCGCGACCCGGCTGATCGACAACGTCCCCCTCACCTTCGGAGCCGCCTCGTGA
- a CDS encoding ATP-dependent Clp protease ATP-binding subunit, with amino-acid sequence MFERFTDRARRVVVLAQEEARMLNHNYIGTEHILLGLIHEGEGVAAKALESLGISLEAVRQQVEEIIGQGQQAPSGHIPFTPRAKKVLELSLREALQLGHNYIGTEHILLGLIREGEGVAAQVLVKLGADLNRVRQQVIQLLSGYQGKETATAGGPAEGTPSTSLVLDQFGRNLTQAARESKLDPVIGREKEIERVMQVLSRRTKNNPVLIGEPGVGKTAVVEGLAQAIVKGEVPETLKDKHLYTLDLGALVAGSRYRGDFEERLKKVLKEIRTRGDIILFIDELHTLVGAGAAEGAIDAASILKPMLARGELQTIGATTLDEYRKHLEKDAALERRFQPIQVAEPSLPHTIEILKGLRDRYEAHHRVSITDEALVQAATLADRYISDRFLPDKAIDLIDEAGSRMRIRRMTAPPDLREFDEKIAGVRRDKESAIDSQDFEKAASLRDKEKQLLAAKAKREKEWKAGDMDVVAEVDGELIAEVLATATGIPVFKLTEEESSRLLRMEDELHKRVIGQVDAVKALSKAIRRTRAGLKDPKRPGGSFIFAGPSGVGKTELSKALAEFLFGDEDALISLDMSEFSEKHTVSRLFGSPPGYVGYEEGGQLTEKVRRKPFSVVLFDEVEKAHPDIFNSLLQILEDGRLTDSQGRVVDFKNTVIIMTTNLGTRDISKGFNLGFAAAGDKKTNYERMKNKVQDELKQHFRPEFLNRVDDVVVFPQLSQDDILRIVDLMIGKVDERLKDRDMGIELSQSAKELLSKKGYDPVLGARPLRRTIQREVEDTLSEKILFGELRPGHIVVVDTEGEGESQTFTFRGEEKSALPDVPPIEQAAGGAGPNLSKEA; translated from the coding sequence ATGTTCGAGAGGTTCACCGACCGCGCGCGGCGGGTTGTCGTCCTGGCTCAGGAAGAAGCCCGGATGCTCAACCACAACTACATCGGCACCGAGCACATCCTCCTGGGCCTGATCCACGAGGGTGAGGGTGTCGCCGCCAAGGCCCTTGAGAGCCTCGGGATTTCGCTCGAGGCGGTCCGCCAGCAGGTGGAGGAGATCATCGGGCAGGGCCAGCAGGCCCCGTCGGGTCACATTCCCTTCACCCCCCGTGCCAAGAAGGTCCTGGAGCTGTCGCTCCGCGAGGCCCTCCAGCTGGGTCACAACTACATCGGCACGGAGCACATCCTGCTCGGCCTGATCCGTGAGGGCGAGGGCGTCGCCGCCCAGGTCCTGGTCAAGCTGGGCGCCGATCTCAACCGGGTGCGGCAGCAGGTCATCCAGCTGCTCTCCGGTTACCAGGGCAAGGAGACCGCCACCGCCGGCGGTCCTGCGGAGGGCACGCCCTCCACGTCCCTGGTTCTCGACCAGTTCGGCCGGAACCTCACCCAGGCCGCTCGCGAGTCCAAGCTCGACCCGGTCATCGGGCGCGAGAAGGAGATCGAGCGGGTCATGCAGGTGCTGTCCCGCCGTACCAAGAACAACCCGGTGCTCATCGGTGAGCCCGGCGTCGGCAAGACCGCCGTCGTCGAGGGCCTCGCGCAGGCCATCGTCAAGGGCGAGGTGCCCGAGACCCTCAAGGACAAGCACCTCTACACCCTGGACCTCGGCGCGCTGGTGGCCGGCTCCCGCTACCGCGGTGACTTCGAGGAGCGCCTGAAGAAGGTGCTCAAGGAGATCCGCACGCGCGGCGACATCATCCTGTTCATCGACGAGCTGCACACGCTGGTCGGTGCGGGTGCCGCCGAGGGCGCCATCGACGCCGCGTCGATCCTGAAGCCGATGCTGGCCCGCGGTGAGCTGCAGACCATCGGTGCGACCACGCTGGACGAGTACCGCAAGCACCTGGAGAAGGACGCGGCCCTGGAGCGCCGCTTCCAGCCCATCCAGGTCGCGGAGCCGTCGCTGCCGCACACGATCGAGATTCTCAAGGGTCTCCGTGACCGGTACGAGGCGCACCACCGCGTCTCGATCACGGACGAGGCCCTGGTGCAGGCGGCCACGCTCGCCGACCGCTACATCTCGGACCGCTTCCTCCCGGACAAGGCGATCGACCTGATCGACGAGGCCGGCTCCCGGATGCGGATCCGCCGGATGACCGCGCCGCCGGACCTGCGCGAGTTCGACGAGAAGATCGCCGGCGTCCGCCGCGACAAGGAGTCCGCGATCGACTCGCAGGACTTCGAGAAGGCCGCGTCCCTGCGCGACAAGGAGAAGCAGCTCCTCGCCGCGAAGGCCAAGCGGGAGAAGGAGTGGAAGGCCGGCGACATGGACGTCGTCGCCGAGGTCGACGGCGAGCTGATCGCCGAGGTCCTCGCGACCGCCACCGGCATCCCGGTCTTCAAGCTCACGGAGGAGGAGTCCTCGCGCCTACTGCGCATGGAGGACGAGCTCCACAAGCGGGTCATCGGCCAGGTCGACGCCGTCAAGGCGCTCTCCAAGGCGATCCGCCGTACCCGTGCCGGTCTGAAGGACCCGAAGCGTCCGGGTGGCTCGTTCATCTTCGCCGGTCCGTCCGGTGTCGGTAAGACCGAGCTGTCCAAGGCGCTCGCGGAGTTCCTCTTCGGTGACGAGGACGCGCTGATCTCCCTCGACATGTCGGAGTTCAGCGAGAAGCACACGGTGTCGCGTCTCTTCGGTTCGCCCCCCGGTTACGTGGGCTACGAAGAGGGCGGCCAGCTGACCGAGAAGGTCCGCCGCAAGCCGTTCTCCGTCGTCCTCTTCGACGAGGTCGAGAAGGCCCACCCGGACATCTTCAACTCGCTGCTGCAGATCCTGGAGGACGGTCGCCTGACCGACTCCCAGGGCCGGGTCGTGGACTTCAAGAACACGGTCATCATCATGACGACCAACCTCGGCACGCGGGACATCTCCAAGGGCTTCAACCTCGGCTTCGCCGCCGCGGGTGACAAGAAGACCAACTACGAGCGCATGAAGAACAAGGTCCAGGACGAGCTGAAGCAGCACTTCCGGCCCGAGTTCCTCAACCGCGTCGACGACGTGGTCGTCTTCCCGCAGCTCAGCCAGGACGACATCCTGCGGATCGTCGACCTGATGATCGGCAAGGTCGACGAGCGCCTCAAGGACCGGGACATGGGCATCGAGCTCTCCCAGTCCGCCAAGGAGCTGCTGTCCAAGAAGGGCTACGACCCGGTGCTGGGCGCGCGGCCGCTGCGTCGCACGATCCAGCGCGAGGTCGAGGACACGCTGTCGGAGAAGATCCTCTTCGGCGAGCTGCGCCCGGGCCACATCGTGGTCGTGGACACGGAGGGCGAGGGCGAGTCCCAGACCTTCACGTTCCGCGGCGAGGAGAAGTCGGCACTGCCCGACGTCCCGCCGATCGAGCAGGCGGCCGGCGGCGCGGGGCCGAACCTGAGCAAGGAGGCCTAG
- a CDS encoding SCO3374 family protein, translating to MVGALPPVPVVPPAAPGPPVPPVPPAPAAVPPPRRSLEAGGARGEGARWEGVRSWYEDVLGWPTVPGVPPRLRVGVRFDVLDVPGEAGRAALERLGPTGPVAVQGERMLLLVAAGGAEEVPGLLEWLEWGSLPLDLTAVGTGGLVDAPLAPATGPGSGPDGPRGAAFWLRPPEPGCEVETSLPTLSVLGDTKSAPDLARLVRTLATQCHRVRLGAGRGR from the coding sequence ATGGTTGGCGCCCTGCCCCCGGTACCCGTCGTCCCTCCGGCCGCTCCCGGCCCTCCGGTCCCACCCGTTCCCCCGGCTCCCGCCGCGGTGCCGCCACCGCGTCGGTCGCTCGAGGCGGGCGGCGCGCGAGGGGAAGGGGCGCGGTGGGAAGGGGTGCGGTCCTGGTACGAGGACGTGCTCGGGTGGCCGACGGTGCCCGGAGTTCCGCCCCGGCTGCGCGTGGGCGTCCGCTTCGACGTCCTGGACGTCCCGGGCGAGGCCGGTCGCGCGGCGCTGGAGCGGCTCGGACCGACGGGCCCGGTGGCGGTCCAGGGCGAGCGGATGCTGCTGCTCGTGGCGGCGGGCGGCGCGGAGGAGGTGCCGGGGCTGCTGGAGTGGCTGGAGTGGGGGTCGCTGCCGCTCGATCTGACCGCGGTGGGCACGGGCGGCCTCGTGGACGCGCCCCTCGCGCCCGCCACCGGGCCGGGGTCCGGCCCTGACGGGCCGCGGGGGGCCGCCTTCTGGCTGCGGCCCCCGGAGCCGGGATGCGAGGTCGAGACCTCGCTGCCGACGCTGTCGGTCCTCGGGGACACCAAAAGCGCCCCGGATCTCGCACGGCTCGTCCGCACCCTGGCTACGCAGTGCCACCGGGTCCGGCTCGGCGCCGGGCGCGGCCGGTGA
- a CDS encoding amino-acid N-acetyltransferase produces the protein MSNAITVRRARTRDVPDVRRLLDAYVRDRILLDKAMVTLYESIQEFWVAERDDNAEVVGCGALHVMWEDLAEVRTLAVKPGLKGAGVGHHLLEKLLDTARWLGVRRVFCLTFEVDFFVKHGFVEIGETPVDTDVYAELLRSYDEGVAEFLGLERVKPNTLGNSRMLLHL, from the coding sequence ATGTCAAATGCCATCACCGTCCGGCGGGCCCGTACCAGGGATGTCCCGGACGTACGCCGGCTCCTCGACGCGTACGTCCGCGACCGTATCCTGCTCGACAAAGCGATGGTGACGCTTTACGAGAGCATCCAGGAGTTCTGGGTCGCGGAACGGGACGACAACGCCGAGGTGGTCGGCTGCGGTGCCCTGCACGTGATGTGGGAAGACCTCGCGGAAGTGCGCACTCTCGCGGTGAAGCCGGGCCTGAAGGGCGCCGGCGTGGGACATCACTTGCTGGAGAAGTTGCTGGACACGGCGCGCTGGCTCGGTGTTCGCCGTGTTTTCTGTCTGACCTTCGAAGTGGACTTCTTCGTCAAGCACGGCTTCGTGGAGATCGGGGAGACGCCGGTCGACACCGATGTCTACGCGGAGCTGCTGCGTTCCTATGACGAGGGCGTTGCGGAGTTCCTCGGTCTCGAACGAGTGAAACCGAACACCTTGGGTAACAGTCGGATGCTTCTGCATCTGTGA
- a CDS encoding type III pantothenate kinase, which translates to MLLTIDVGNTHTVLGLFDGEDIVEHWRISTDSRRTADELAVLLQGLMGMHPLLGDELGDGIDGIAICATVPSVLHELREVTRRYYGDVPAVLVEPGVKTGVPILTDHPKEVGADRIINAVAAVELYGGPAVVVDFGTATTFDAVSARGEYVGGVIAPGIEISVEALGVKGAQLRKIEVARPRSVIGKNTVEAMQSGIVYGFAGQVDGVVNRMARELADDPEDVTVIATGGLAPMVLGEATVIDEHEPWLTLIGLRLVYERNVSRL; encoded by the coding sequence ATGCTGCTGACGATCGACGTAGGCAACACGCACACCGTCCTGGGCCTCTTCGACGGCGAGGACATCGTCGAGCACTGGCGCATCTCCACGGACTCGCGCCGCACGGCCGACGAGCTGGCGGTCCTCCTCCAGGGCCTGATGGGCATGCACCCGCTCCTCGGCGACGAGCTGGGCGACGGCATCGACGGCATCGCCATCTGCGCGACGGTCCCCTCGGTCCTGCACGAACTGCGCGAGGTCACCCGCCGCTACTACGGCGACGTCCCCGCGGTCCTGGTCGAACCGGGCGTCAAGACCGGCGTCCCCATCCTTACCGACCACCCCAAGGAGGTCGGCGCCGACCGCATCATCAACGCCGTCGCGGCCGTCGAGCTGTACGGCGGCCCGGCGGTCGTCGTGGACTTCGGTACGGCGACGACGTTCGACGCGGTCAGCGCGCGCGGGGAGTACGTCGGCGGGGTCATCGCCCCCGGCATCGAGATCTCGGTCGAGGCGCTCGGTGTGAAGGGCGCCCAGCTCCGCAAGATCGAGGTGGCCCGCCCGCGCAGTGTGATCGGCAAGAACACGGTGGAGGCGATGCAGTCGGGCATCGTCTACGGCTTCGCGGGTCAGGTGGACGGCGTCGTCAACCGCATGGCCCGCGAACTGGCCGACGACCCCGAGGACGTCACGGTCATCGCGACGGGCGGACTCGCGCCGATGGTGCTGGGCGAGGCCACGGTCATCGACGAGCACGAGCCCTGGCTGACCCTGATCGGCCTCCGCCTGGTGTACGAACGCAACGTGTCCCGCCTGTAG
- the nadC gene encoding carboxylating nicotinate-nucleotide diphosphorylase — MNTPDLPLASSGGCGDGCACGAETDEDAYLECGLDPALAALLLDSGLDPVEVEDIANLAVQEDLAGGVDVTTVATIPEEAVATGDFTAREAGTVAGLRVAEAVLSVVCTDEFEVERHVEDGDRVEPGQKLLSVTTRTRDILTAERSALNLLCRMSGIATATRAWADALDGTKAEVRDTRKTTPGLRGLEKFAVRCGGGVNHRMSLSDAALVKDNHVVAAGGVAQAFQAVRERFPEVPIEVEVDTLHQLREVLDAGADLILLDNFTPSECEEAVALVAGRAALEASGRLTLTNAKAYADTGVDYLAVGALTHSSPILDIGLDLRAAE, encoded by the coding sequence GTGAACACCCCCGACCTTCCCCTCGCCTCGTCCGGAGGCTGCGGCGACGGCTGCGCCTGCGGCGCGGAAACCGACGAAGACGCGTACCTGGAGTGCGGCCTCGACCCCGCCCTCGCGGCGCTCCTGCTGGACTCCGGACTGGACCCGGTGGAGGTCGAGGACATCGCGAACCTCGCCGTCCAGGAGGACCTGGCGGGCGGCGTGGACGTGACGACGGTCGCGACCATCCCCGAGGAGGCCGTGGCCACCGGCGACTTCACCGCGCGGGAGGCGGGCACGGTGGCGGGCCTCAGGGTCGCCGAGGCGGTCCTCTCGGTCGTCTGCACGGACGAGTTCGAGGTGGAACGCCACGTCGAGGACGGCGACCGCGTGGAGCCCGGACAGAAGCTCCTCTCCGTCACCACCCGCACCCGCGACATCCTCACCGCCGAACGCAGCGCGCTGAACCTCCTGTGCCGCATGTCGGGCATCGCGACGGCCACGCGCGCGTGGGCGGACGCGCTGGACGGCACGAAGGCCGAGGTCCGCGACACCCGCAAGACGACGCCCGGCCTGCGCGGCCTCGAGAAGTTCGCCGTCCGCTGCGGCGGCGGTGTCAACCACCGCATGTCCCTGTCGGACGCGGCCCTGGTCAAGGACAACCACGTGGTGGCCGCGGGCGGCGTCGCGCAGGCCTTCCAGGCCGTCCGCGAACGCTTCCCCGAGGTCCCCATCGAGGTCGAGGTCGACACCCTGCACCAGCTCCGCGAGGTGCTGGACGCGGGCGCCGACCTGATCCTGCTGGACAACTTCACCCCGTCCGAGTGCGAGGAGGCGGTCGCCCTGGTGGCCGGCCGGGCGGCCCTGGAGGCCTCGGGCCGCCTGACCCTCACCAACGCCAAGGCGTACGCCGACACGGGCGTCGACTACCTGGCCGTGGGCGCCCTCACCCACAGCTCCCCGATCCTGGACATCGGCCTGGACCTGCGAGCGGCGGAGTAG
- a CDS encoding histone-like nucleoid-structuring protein Lsr2, protein MAQKVQVLLVDDLDGGEADETVTFALDGKTYEIDLTTANADKLRGLLDAYVKGGRRTGGRASGGRGKARASSGGSQDTAAIRAWAKENGYEVNDRGRVPAIIREAYEKANG, encoded by the coding sequence GTGGCACAGAAGGTTCAGGTCCTTCTTGTCGATGACCTCGACGGCGGCGAGGCAGACGAGACCGTGACGTTCGCACTCGACGGCAAGACGTACGAGATCGATCTCACCACTGCCAACGCGGACAAGCTCCGTGGTCTTCTCGACGCCTACGTCAAGGGTGGCCGCCGTACCGGGGGCCGTGCCTCGGGCGGTCGCGGCAAGGCGCGCGCCTCTTCCGGTGGCAGCCAGGACACCGCGGCGATCCGCGCCTGGGCGAAGGAGAACGGTTACGAGGTCAACGACCGCGGTCGTGTTCCCGCGATCATCCGCGAGGCGTACGAGAAGGCCAACGGCTGA
- a CDS encoding L-aspartate oxidase, protein MTSTGIRLHAPAPGWALDADVVVVGSGVAGLTAALRCEAAGLRTVVVTKARLDDGSTRWAQGGIAAALGEGDTPGQHLDDTLVAGAGLCDPEAVRILVTEGPDAVRRLIETGAHFDESTEGGLALTREGGHHRRRIAHAGGDATGAEISRALVEAVRARGLRTVENALVLDLLTDAEGRTAGVTLHVMGEGQHDGVGAVHAPAVVLATGGMGQVFSATTNPSVSTGDGVALALRAGAEVSDLEFVQFHPTVLFLGPDAEGQQPLVSEAVRGEGAHLVDADGVRFMEGQHELAELAPRDIVAKGILRRMLERDAEHMYLDARHFGADMWESRFPTILAACRSHGIDPVTEPIPVAPAAHYASGGVRTDAAGRTTVPGLYACGEVACTGVHGANRLASNSLLEGLVYAERIATDIAAGQADDVLHARVPAPLPHPAHPAHPLLPAESRLAIQRIMTEGAGVLRSADSLTRAADRLHHLHTEAREALRDHGKTSEPGVDTWEATNLMCVARVLVAAAARREETRGCHWREDHPDRDDTAWARHIVVRLNPDRTLAVHTTDTPEFPPTVHGRRPTQRPQEQ, encoded by the coding sequence GTGACCAGCACAGGCATACGTCTGCACGCCCCCGCACCCGGCTGGGCCCTCGACGCGGACGTGGTGGTCGTCGGCTCCGGCGTGGCGGGCCTCACCGCGGCCCTGCGCTGCGAGGCGGCGGGACTGCGCACGGTGGTGGTCACCAAGGCCCGCCTCGACGACGGCTCCACCCGCTGGGCCCAGGGCGGCATCGCCGCGGCCCTCGGCGAGGGCGACACCCCCGGGCAGCACCTGGACGACACCCTGGTCGCCGGGGCGGGCCTGTGCGACCCGGAGGCGGTCCGCATCCTGGTCACCGAGGGCCCCGACGCCGTACGCCGCCTCATCGAGACCGGCGCGCACTTCGACGAGTCCACCGAGGGCGGCCTGGCCCTCACCCGGGAGGGCGGTCACCACCGCCGCCGCATCGCGCACGCCGGCGGCGACGCCACCGGCGCGGAGATCTCCCGCGCCCTGGTCGAGGCGGTACGCGCGCGTGGACTGCGCACCGTCGAGAACGCCCTGGTGCTCGACCTCCTCACGGACGCCGAGGGCCGCACCGCGGGCGTCACCCTGCACGTGATGGGCGAGGGCCAGCACGACGGCGTGGGGGCCGTGCACGCCCCCGCGGTGGTCCTGGCGACCGGCGGCATGGGCCAGGTCTTCTCGGCGACGACCAACCCGTCCGTCTCGACCGGCGACGGCGTCGCGCTCGCCCTCCGCGCGGGCGCCGAGGTGAGCGACCTCGAATTCGTCCAGTTCCACCCCACGGTCCTCTTCCTCGGCCCGGACGCGGAGGGCCAGCAGCCCCTGGTCTCGGAGGCGGTACGCGGTGAGGGCGCCCACCTGGTGGACGCGGACGGCGTGCGCTTCATGGAGGGGCAGCACGAACTCGCGGAACTCGCACCCCGGGACATCGTCGCCAAGGGCATCCTGCGCCGCATGCTGGAGCGCGACGCCGAGCACATGTACCTGGACGCCCGGCACTTCGGGGCAGACATGTGGGAGAGCCGCTTCCCCACGATCCTCGCCGCCTGCCGGTCGCACGGCATCGACCCGGTCACCGAGCCGATCCCGGTCGCCCCGGCCGCCCACTACGCCTCCGGCGGCGTCCGCACCGACGCCGCGGGCCGCACCACGGTCCCCGGCCTCTACGCGTGCGGCGAGGTCGCCTGCACCGGCGTGCACGGCGCCAACCGCCTCGCCTCCAACTCCCTCCTCGAAGGGCTGGTCTACGCCGAGCGCATCGCGACCGACATCGCGGCGGGCCAGGCGGACGACGTCCTCCACGCGCGCGTGCCCGCCCCGCTCCCGCACCCCGCCCACCCGGCGCACCCCCTGCTCCCCGCGGAGTCCCGCCTCGCCATCCAGCGGATCATGACCGAGGGCGCGGGCGTCCTGCGCTCGGCGGACTCCCTCACCCGGGCCGCCGACCGGCTGCACCACCTCCACACCGAGGCCCGCGAGGCCCTGCGGGACCACGGCAAGACGTCCGAGCCCGGCGTCGACACCTGGGAGGCCACCAACCTCATGTGCGTGGCCCGCGTCCTGGTGGCCGCCGCGGCCCGGCGCGAGGAGACGCGCGGCTGCCACTGGCGCGAGGACCACCCGGACCGCGACGACACCGCCTGGGCCCGCCACATCGTCGTACGCCTGAACCCGGACCGCACCCTCGCCGTGCACACCACGGACACGCCAGAATTCCCCCCGACCGTCCACGGCCGCCGGCCGACGCAGCGTCCCCAGGAGCAGTGA